Proteins found in one Aspergillus chevalieri M1 DNA, chromosome 2, nearly complete sequence genomic segment:
- a CDS encoding uncharacterized protein (COG:S;~EggNog:ENOG410PK4Y;~InterPro:IPR002035,IPR036465): MGFASKIAASQAQSGAGAPPMNSSPYQAYPGSSAAPPGQYPPGPSGPPYPGGPPGPPGGAPSGPGGYGAPAPGGPPAPATPQQVAAYRQLLIDTIQEKNLQSFYPPERLDQLVQRLAVEAPIKLSNLIHEWAVPMEVATDVMKLALFDVILYVDDSGSIEFEEKGVRKEQLKQIISIVATAASTFDQDGISVRFMNNMEAGDGIRNADDVTVLTSRVRFQGLTPLGSSLRNKVLEPMVIGPARAGRLDKPVLVITITDGQPAGEPHDTVANSIRYAVEEVSRSRYGRGAVSFQFTQVGNDTRARDFLSALDEDPSIGNLIDCTSNFEVEQDEMSRANPPVFLTRELWCAKLMLGAIDSSYDTKDEKASGRPGPGPGGPPPMSGPPSGPPSGAPLGARPSGPPGPGGPPPGPYGGYSQGPSYGNPGYYSPSPAGPGGPGPGYPQNPYGAPSPSPYPPGPGGPGPGPYGQAPYPTSSGPPPQGGYAPSPYGGYGRPPSGPPGYPPGPYGQPPPPPRY, from the exons GGACAGTATCCTCCCGGTCCTTCCGGTCCTCCGTACCCCGGTGGTCCTCCTGGTCCTCCTGGTGGTGCGCCATCCGGTCCTGGTGGATATGGTGCGCCCGCGCCTGGGGGCCCGCCCGCGCCGGCTACTCCCCAGCAGGTCGCTGCTTACCGTCAGCTGTTGATCGATACCATCCAAGAGAAGAATCTGCAGAGTTTCTATCCCCCTGAACGACTGGACCAGCTCGTTCAACGCCTCGCCGTTGAAGCGCCCATTAAGCTCAGCAACTTGATCCATGAATGGGCTGTTCCTATGGAGGTTGCGACGGATGTCATGAAGTTGGCTCTGTTCGATGTGATCCTCTACGTTGACGACAGTGGTTCCATCGAGTTCGAAGAGAAGGGTGTACGCAAGGAACAACTCAagcagatcatcagcatCGTCGCCACGGCCGCTTCCACCTTCGACCAGGATGGCATTTCTGTACGCTTCATGAACAACATGGAAGCTGGCGACGGTATCCGCAATGCAGACGATGTTACCGTGCTTACCTCGCGCGTCCGTTTCCAAGGTTTGACTCCGTTGGGATCCAGCCTGCGGAACAAGGTTCTCGAACCCATGGTTATCGGCCCCGCACGCGCCGGCCGTCTGGACAAACCGGTGCTCGTCATTACGATTACTGATGGTCAGCCTGCTGGCGAACCGCACGACACTGTGGCGAACAGCATCCGTTATGCGGTTGAGGAGGTTTCGCGTTCGCGCTACGGTCGCGGTGCTGTTTCTTTCCAGTTCACTCAGGTTGGAAATGATACCAGAGCTCGTGACTTTTTGTCGGCTCTTGATGAGGATCCTAGCATTGGAAACCTCATTGATTGCACTTCCA ACTTTGAGGTTGAGCAAGATGAAATGTCGCGAGCCAACCCTCCTGTATTCCTCACGCGAGAGCTATGG TGCGCCAAGCTGATGCTCGGTGCCATTGACTCGTCATACGACACCAAAGACGAAAAGGCTTCTGGTCGCCCCGGTCCTGGCCCTGGTGGCCCTCCCCCCATGTCTGGACCTCCGTCCGGACCTCCGTCTGGTGCTCCTCTAGGTGCTCGACCCTCTGGACCTCCTGGCCCTGGTGGCCCTCCTCCCGGTCCATACGGAGGCTACAGCCAGGGACCTAGCTACGGCAACCCCGGATACTACAGCCCCTCGCCTGCTGGTCCCGGCGGCCCCGGTCCCGGCTATCCTCAAAATCCGTATGGCGCTCCTAGCCCTAGTCCGTATCCCCCAGGTCCAGGCGGCCCGGGCCCAGGTCCTTACGGCCAAGCGCCGTACCCCACGAGCTCTGGACCGCCTCCGCAGGGTGGATACGCTCCGTCGCCGTACGGTGGATATGGACGACCTCCCTCGGGTCCCCCTGGTTATCCCCCAGGACCGTATGGCCAGCCGCCGCCTCCCCCGCGGTACTAA